The Rattus rattus isolate New Zealand chromosome 1, Rrattus_CSIRO_v1, whole genome shotgun sequence genome includes a region encoding these proteins:
- the Creb3 gene encoding cyclic AMP-responsive element-binding protein 3: protein MDPGGQDLLALDPGDQDLLALDPGDQDLLGFLLEESGDLWAATEQDIETPLDLELSPSENSVQELSDWEVEDLLSSLLSPSSSPDVLNSSSSSILHDHNYSLPQEHVSIDLDPGSFEKEGFRMNPLRVEETAAEQELSTLILTEEEKRLLEKEGLTLPSTLPLTKVEEQVLKRVRRKIRNKRAAQESRKKKKVYVVGLESRVLKYTAQNQELQNKVQHLEEQNLSLLDQLRKLQAMVTEIANKTSSGSTCVLVLLLSFCLLLVPAMYSSDARGSVPAEYVVLHRKLRALPSEDQHQPKLSALQPELPMGSTNQLESSEHTFLAPSNVSCLNHMAQAEQPPHWLLLDLSSEMPFSGSDLLLQANLTESGGWLPTHSPSSIILQGRYSG, encoded by the exons ATGGATCCTGGTGGTCAGGACCTGCTAGCTTTGGATCCTGGTGATCAGGACCTGCTAGCTTTGGATCCTGGTGATCAGGACCTGCTGGGCTTCCTGCTAGAGGAAAGTGGAGATTTGTGGGCTGCGACTGAGCAGGACATAGAGACTCCCCTGGACTTGGAGCTGTCGCCTTCCGAG AACTCCGTGCAAGAATTGAGCGACTGGGAGGTAGAGGATTTACTGAGCTCTCTGCTCAGTCCCTCGTCATCGCCGGATGTTCTCAACTCTTCTAGTTCTTCTATTCTCCATGATCACAACTATTCCCTTCCACAGGAGCACGTCTCCATAGATCTAG ATCCTGGGAGCTTTGAAAAGGAGGGGTTCCGCATGAATCCATTGCGTGTGGAGGAGACAGCAGCAGAGCAG GAACTTTCTACACTGATACTGAcggaggaagagaaaaggcttTTGGAGAAGGAGGGGCTCACTCTGCCCTCAACACTTCCTCTCACTAAG GTGGAGGAACAAGTTCTAAAACGAGTACGGAGGAAGATTCGTAACAAGAGAGCAGCTCAAGAAAGCCGCAAGAAGAAGAAGGTGTATGTAGTGGGGCTAGAGAGCAG GGTCTTGAAATACACAGCCCAGAATCAGGAGCTTCAGAACAAGGTGCAGCATCTGGAGGAACAGAATCT gTCCCTTCTAGATCAGCTGAGAAAACTTCAGGCCATGGTGACTGAGATAGCAAACAAAACCAGCAGTGGCAGCACTTGCGTTCTG GTCCTCCTGCTGTCcttctgccttcttctggtaCCTGCTATGTACTCCTCTGATGCGAGGGGGAGTGTGCCCGCTGAGTATGTTG TGTTGCACCGCAAGCTTCGTGCCCTGCCCAGCGAGGACCAGCATCAGCCGAAGCTGTCTGCCCTACAGCCAGAGCTACCAATGGGCAGCACAAACCAGTTGGAGAGCTCAGAACATACATTCCTGGCCCCCAGCAATGTTTCCTGCCTGAACCACATGGCTCAAGCAGAGCAGCCCCCACACTGGCTACTCCTtgatctttcttcagagatgccCTTCTCAGGCTCCGACCTTCTCCTGCAGGCAAATCTTACAGAAAGTGGAGGATGGCTCCCTACCCACAGCCCTTCTTCGATCATCTTACAGGGCAGGTATTCAGGTTAG